The genomic stretch GGGACTGGGTGTATCACTCCGCGTTCGCGCTCAACTGCAGCATCGGGGACAGCGACGGCAGCCTGGTGGCCATCTGGCCGCCGCTGGGCGTGGCCGCCCAACCGGTGGCGGGCTCCAACTTCGCCGACCGCGCCTACTTCCGGGACGTCCGCAGCAAGCGCGCGCCCGTGGTGAGTGGCGTGTTCGCGGGCCGGGCCACGGTGACGGGCCCCGTCATGGTCGCCGTCGCGCCGTTGCTGCGGCAGCAGCGCTTCGAAGGCTTCACGTCGGTGGCCATCAACCTGCCTCGGATGCGGGCGGTGGCGCAGGAGCGTCTGGCTCCGGGTCAGCGCGCGCTGCTGGTGGACCCGGACGGCAACGTGGCCTTCGACACCGGCGCCACACCCGGGCCGGAGCCCCAGTCCCTGAAGGGCACCGCGTTGGGGGAGATGCTGTCGACGCTGCCCGCCACGGGCACCCGCACCTACGACACGGAGCCCCAGGCCCCCCCGTTGCGGCGGACCCTGGGGGCGCGGCACCTGGCCACCGCGACGCTGCTCCAACCGGGTTGGCGCGTCCTGGTGGAGCATCCGATGCACGACATGGACTTCAGCGTCATCGGCACCTACAGCGCGCTGCTGGCCACGCTGGCACTGGCGCTGGTGCTGGCCATTCCCGTCACCCGCCTGCTGACGCGCATGCTCTCCAGGCCGGTGGAAGCCGTGTCCCATGCGGCCGGCCGCATGGCCGCGGGCGAACGCGACGTGCGCGCCTTCGGAGCGCTCCACCACTCAGGCGCCATCGAGGTGGAGAAGCTGGGCCTGGCCTTCGACGAGATGGCGGCCCGGCTCCAGCGGCACCTGGAGGAAGTGGAGCGCGTCAGCCAGGCCAAGGCGGCCTTCTTCTCCATCGCCAGCCATGAGCTGAAGACGCCCCTGGCCACCCTCAAGCTGCGCTTGCAGCGGCTGCGTCCGGACACCGTGCGCCAGCAGGACCTGGTCCTCATGGACCGGCAGGTGGACCGGCTGGCGCGGCTGGTCAACCAACTGCTGGATGTGTCCGAGCTGGCCAGCGGCCGGCTGTCACTGGCGCAGGTGCCCCTGGAGCTGTCAGCGCTGGTGAGGCGGGTGTCGGAGCGGCGCGCGGCGTCCGCGCCCCAGCACCCACTGAAGCTGAGCCTGGAGCGCGTGGACGGTTGGTGGGACGAGCCCCGGCTGGAGCAGGTCGTCTACAACCTGGTGGACAACGCCATCCGCTACAGCCCGGAGGGCGGACCGGTGGAGGTGGTGCTCCGGCGGGAGGACGGTGACGCGCTGCTGGAGGTGAAGGACCGGGGCGTGGGACTGGGGCCGCGCGGGGGCGAGGAGCTCTTCAGCCGGGCGCTTCGCGGCGGCACGCTGTCCACCATCAGCCGCGTGGAGGGATTGGGCGTGGGATTGTATTTGAGCCGTGAAATCATCACCCGCCATGGCGGAAGCATCCACCTGGCCGCCCGCGAAGGCGGCGGCACCTGCGCCACGGTCCGCCTGCCCCGGAACGACCCGCGCGAGGCGTGACGCGCTCGCCCTCTATGGGTCGACGGGTGGCACGTCGGGCCAGGGCTGCGGCAAGGAAGGCGCGGCCACGTGTGTCAGCCGTAACAAGCTGCGTCCCAGGTCGAGCTGGTAGCGGACGCGAAAACCCGAGTCGAGCACCACCAACCCACCCTGGTCCGACATCAAAGGCCCGTCGAGCGGAAGGCCCGCGGCGAGAGCCCCCAGCTCACACTGGAGCTTCTCTCGCACCGGAGTCGAACATCCTGCCAGGGTCCGGAGTGCCCGGGGAGCGAGCTGAAGTCGAAGGGCCATGGTCGTTTCACACTGACGAGCCGTGGCGATGACGACAAGCTGTACCCGAAGTGCCTATTTGACGTCGGCTTCCAGCCCCATGAGGGGACCACCCCTCACTTCGCTGTGGAGTGCCAGACACCCAAGGGCGGTGAAGACGCCGTCCAGCCGATATTACCGCTGCCGCGCGAGGATACGCCGCCCTTCGACATCGATGGCGCAGGTCGCTTCCATGTCCATGATGATGTTCTGCTTTTCACAGACATCCGGACGCAATGTCACACGGACGAATGTCACGCCTTCGGGGCCCGGGGATGCAATCACTTCGTACGAGAAACCTGTTTCATCCGCCGGTACCGGTTATCGAATCTGGACGGGAAACGCTGGCGGGGTTGCCGTAGCGCCACCGAGGCTCGACTCCACCCAACCTGTTCAGCCCGTATCCGGGAAGAAACCTTTCAGGTGGGTATCGGCACAGCCCACAGGTCCTCGGGAAGCACCGGAGGCCCAGGTGTCGGGCATCGGACGCGGAGCGCGCTGGCCCCTGGCGCATCCCTCGGGTCCGGGGTATCCGAGCCCCCTCGCCTCTTCTTCCACCATGTCCCGGCCGCTCCAGCACCTGCTTCTCGTCGAGGATGACCTCGCCTGGCGCGAGCGGCTGACCGTGGTTGCTCACGCGGAAGGGGTGAAGGTCTCCCACGCGGCGGATGGCCAGGAAGCCCTGGACTGGCTGTGCACGCGGCCCCGGGCGAGCCACCCTGATCTCATCCTCCTGGACCTGCTGCTGCCGCGGATGGACGGGTGGGAGCTCTACGGACAGCTCCGGACCAACGCGCGTCTGCGCCATCTGGGCGTGCTGATGTTCTCTGGCGCGCTGAGCGGCCAGGAGCCCCCGCTGGACGGCGTGGTGGGCTACCTGCGCAAGCCGCACGCGCCCGAGGCCGCAGATGGAGCGCTGCGCGCCCAGCTTCGCGGGCTCCCTGAGCTTCCCTCGCGGGACTCCGCCGAGCCCTACGCACTGCACCTGCCCGAGGACGTGTCCCTGCCGCTGCGCACCCTGCCGGGCGCCCTGAGCCACGCGGTGCGCCTGCACCTGCTGCGCGCCGCGGAGCTGGCGGGCACGGAGCTGCCCCTGGCCTCCACCTGGCTGATGGCGCTCCCCGGGACGCCCCCCTCGCTCCTGGTGACTGTGGACGGCGTGCAGGTGGAGCTGGAGGTGGATGACGCGCGGCGACGGCTCACCGTCAGCGACGTCACCCTGTCACCGAACCTGCGCCACGGCGCCTGACGGCTCAAGGCACCGGCAAGTGCCGGACCTCACCGCTCTCCAAACATACACGAGCGGCCACAGGTCCGCGGTCCCTGGCGTGCGCCGGCCCGCGAGCGCCGCGGCGGCGGCGGGAGGTACTCGAAGTACGAGCCCCCAGGACACGTGCGGTGCGCCGCACGGCCTCGCTCTTCGCGGTGCCCGGCGGACCGATGACGAGCAGGTGCTCCCCCGCCACGGCGGAGAGCGCGACGAGCTCCACCATCGCCTCGCGTTCGACCAGGCCCCGGCCCGCACTGGGGAGTGCGTCACGAACGGCGGAGGCGGCGGATTCGAAGGAGATGGACATGGCCCCCCCTAACTTCCGGACTTGCCCTCCGAAAGCACATGCAGGTCCCCTCCCCGCCCTCCATCCGCCAGGGCGGCAGTAGTTGGACTGTCCGCAGGGATGCGCATGGCCTCACCGAGGCATGCGTGTCTGCCTGATTTCATGACACGCAGCGGCACTCGGAGTCCCCCACGGCGACCTCCAGGCATAGACTGCAACGCATGAGAAAGCAGTCGATGTGGGTGGCGGTGGTGGGCGTGCTGTGTGTGGGAACGGACGCGGTGGCGGCAGACTGGAATGGCTATGCATCGCTGGGCGCCGGCATCACCCTGGACCATTTGAGCAACTTCCGCACGAAGGGCCCGGCGCTGCACGGATACCTGGGCCTGGAGACCCCGCCCGGATTGTCGGTGGGCCTGCTGGCGGAAATCTCCGAGACGTGGGGCCAGCAGTTCCCGGACGCGATGCGACCGGGGCGGTTGGAGCGCTCGCAGCTCGACTACCGGGCGGTGGGCATCGAGGCGCGGCTGCGCTTCTTCCAGGACAAGCCCATCACGCCGTGGGTGGGCGCGCGGCTGTCGAAGAGCTGGGGCAGCACCTTCACGCCGGACGACGTGGGCACCTGGCTGCGGCAGAACATCGACACCACGAGCATGGCCTTCCGGGTGGGCGTGGACGGCTGGTTCAGCGACCGTTGGGGCGTGTCCGTCTCCACGGGCTTCCAGTTCTGTGACGTGAAGCTGACGTCCAACGCGCTCAACCAGTGCGCCAAGCTCATGCA from Myxococcus xanthus encodes the following:
- a CDS encoding response regulator; the protein is MSRPLQHLLLVEDDLAWRERLTVVAHAEGVKVSHAADGQEALDWLCTRPRASHPDLILLDLLLPRMDGWELYGQLRTNARLRHLGVLMFSGALSGQEPPLDGVVGYLRKPHAPEAADGALRAQLRGLPELPSRDSAEPYALHLPEDVSLPLRTLPGALSHAVRLHLLRAAELAGTELPLASTWLMALPGTPPSLLVTVDGVQVELEVDDARRRLTVSDVTLSPNLRHGA
- a CDS encoding sensor histidine kinase, which codes for MSGRARFAWALVVGLLGHALNRFPVELIPGIDILLGFFLIIPAAPLLGPWCAGLAAGIAMSVTVQMWGHPWSMLGSMMEGVVLGALTRRYWPLQADGIFWLGGIPYLIVSYHLGEDVTATSTFAIAFKQALNSLVPALLTQVVLMTPMARARLWPLLTPALRTFTLSSAVGSALLLALVLPLLMVGTLEGRARYAAERRRMDDQGLSTAHLLAETVDAELSTAQSQTALLASVVMDWWEREGERPPQPQLEELLRDWVYHSAFALNCSIGDSDGSLVAIWPPLGVAAQPVAGSNFADRAYFRDVRSKRAPVVSGVFAGRATVTGPVMVAVAPLLRQQRFEGFTSVAINLPRMRAVAQERLAPGQRALLVDPDGNVAFDTGATPGPEPQSLKGTALGEMLSTLPATGTRTYDTEPQAPPLRRTLGARHLATATLLQPGWRVLVEHPMHDMDFSVIGTYSALLATLALALVLAIPVTRLLTRMLSRPVEAVSHAAGRMAAGERDVRAFGALHHSGAIEVEKLGLAFDEMAARLQRHLEEVERVSQAKAAFFSIASHELKTPLATLKLRLQRLRPDTVRQQDLVLMDRQVDRLARLVNQLLDVSELASGRLSLAQVPLELSALVRRVSERRAASAPQHPLKLSLERVDGWWDEPRLEQVVYNLVDNAIRYSPEGGPVEVVLRREDGDALLEVKDRGVGLGPRGGEELFSRALRGGTLSTISRVEGLGVGLYLSREIITRHGGSIHLAAREGGGTCATVRLPRNDPREA